A DNA window from Halarsenatibacter silvermanii contains the following coding sequences:
- the rplM gene encoding 50S ribosomal protein L13 — MSTYMAKPDEVEQDWYIVDAEGKTLGRMASKIARVLKGKHKPEYTPHVDTGDYVIVVNAGKVELTGDKWEQKKLIRHSHHPGGMKKIPYEQLRESNPEIIIEEAVDGMLPNNSLGRRMMKKLKVYEGSDHPHQAQKPEKLEL; from the coding sequence ATGTCAACTTACATGGCCAAACCGGATGAAGTTGAGCAGGACTGGTATATTGTTGATGCCGAGGGAAAAACTCTGGGCCGAATGGCTTCCAAAATTGCCCGGGTTCTAAAGGGCAAGCATAAACCCGAATATACTCCTCATGTTGATACGGGCGATTATGTGATAGTAGTAAATGCTGGTAAAGTAGAGCTTACCGGCGATAAATGGGAGCAGAAGAAGTTAATTCGTCATTCTCATCATCCCGGAGGAATGAAAAAAATACCCTATGAACAGCTCAGGGAGAGCAATCCGGAGATAATCATCGAAGAAGCAGTCGATGGCATGCTCCCTAATAATTCTCTCGGCCGCAGGATGATGAAGAAACTTAAGGTATACGAAGGTTCTGATCATCCTCACCAGGCGCAAAAACCTGAAAAACTCGAACTATGA
- the rpsI gene encoding 30S ribosomal protein S9, whose amino-acid sequence MADVQYQGTGRRKTSTARVRLIPGSGNITVNGDDVEDYFHRLSQIKDLKSPLELVEQSGSLDVEVNVNGGGKSGQAGAIRHGIARALLQVDEDFREPLKKAGYLTRDPRMKERKKYGLRKARKAPQFSKR is encoded by the coding sequence ATGGCAGATGTTCAATATCAGGGCACCGGTAGGCGCAAAACTTCTACTGCCAGGGTGAGATTAATACCCGGCAGCGGCAATATAACAGTTAATGGTGATGATGTAGAGGATTATTTTCACCGCCTTTCACAGATAAAGGATCTGAAATCTCCTCTGGAACTGGTGGAACAATCCGGCAGTCTGGACGTGGAGGTTAATGTAAATGGAGGCGGAAAATCAGGTCAGGCCGGCGCTATCAGACATGGTATTGCCAGGGCTCTCCTGCAGGTTGACGAAGATTTTCGGGAACCTCTCAAAAAAGCCGGTTATCTGACAAGGGACCCCAGAATGAAAGAAAGAAAAAAATACGGCCTCAGAAAAGCCCGCAAAGCTCCTCAATTCTCCAAGAGATAA